The following are encoded together in the Clostridium sp. BJN0013 genome:
- the rlmD gene encoding 23S rRNA (uracil(1939)-C(5))-methyltransferase RlmD, with amino-acid sequence MRKGNEYEFYIEKLKFPAIGVAEKDGTTVFIKNTLPGQKIKARISRKKKNYVEAKVTEIIENVKYAKEVSCPHFYLCGGCVSQFIPYDKQIELKKQQVLDLFHSAGIENFKFLGIEKSPEEFEYRNKMEFSFGDEEKDGELTLGMHVQGKGFSIVNVDHCKIVDEDFTVVLDKVVKYFRRIELPYYRVRNHNGYLRNLVLRKGKNTGELLINIVTTSQVEFDFSEITEILKNLEYKGKLSGIVHTVNDSLSDVVQIDRLEVLYGRDYIMEEILGLKFKISPKTFFQTNSKGAEKLYGIVKEFLGDVSSKTVFDLYCGTGTIAQIIASNAKKVIGVELVEEAVKSANENACLNKIENCEFIAGDVAKVVKTLKDKPDLIILDPPRPGIHPKALRQIIDFNVNEIIYVSCNPKTLVEDLKVLINGGYEIDKVKLMDMFPHTYHVETVVLMSRVEK; translated from the coding sequence TTGAGAAAGGGTAATGAATATGAATTTTATATAGAAAAGCTTAAATTTCCAGCTATAGGAGTGGCAGAAAAAGATGGAACAACCGTATTTATAAAAAATACTCTTCCAGGTCAAAAAATAAAAGCTAGAATTAGTAGAAAAAAGAAAAACTATGTAGAAGCTAAAGTAACAGAAATAATTGAAAATGTAAAATATGCAAAGGAAGTATCATGCCCACACTTCTACCTTTGTGGTGGCTGTGTTTCTCAATTTATACCCTATGATAAACAAATTGAGCTAAAAAAGCAGCAGGTTTTAGATTTATTTCATTCTGCAGGTATTGAGAATTTTAAATTTTTAGGCATAGAAAAAAGCCCGGAAGAATTCGAATACAGAAATAAGATGGAATTTTCCTTTGGAGATGAGGAAAAAGACGGTGAGCTTACTCTGGGAATGCATGTTCAGGGAAAAGGATTTAGCATTGTAAACGTGGATCACTGTAAAATAGTTGATGAAGATTTTACAGTGGTGTTAGATAAAGTTGTAAAATATTTCAGGAGAATAGAATTACCTTATTATAGAGTGAGAAACCACAATGGATATTTAAGGAATTTGGTACTTAGAAAGGGTAAAAATACAGGAGAGCTTCTGATAAATATTGTAACTACTTCTCAGGTTGAATTTGATTTCAGCGAAATCACTGAAATATTAAAAAATTTAGAATATAAAGGTAAATTATCAGGTATAGTTCATACTGTAAACGATAGTCTATCGGATGTAGTCCAGATAGATAGACTGGAAGTTTTGTACGGCAGGGATTATATTATGGAGGAAATTTTAGGCCTAAAATTTAAAATATCGCCTAAGACCTTCTTTCAAACTAATTCTAAGGGAGCAGAAAAATTATATGGCATAGTTAAAGAGTTTTTAGGGGATGTGTCCTCAAAGACAGTATTTGATCTATACTGTGGTACTGGAACTATAGCGCAGATAATAGCCTCCAATGCAAAAAAAGTAATAGGAGTGGAACTTGTAGAGGAAGCAGTGAAATCCGCCAATGAAAATGCCTGTCTAAACAAAATAGAAAACTGTGAATTTATAGCGGGAGATGTGGCAAAGGTAGTAAAAACTTTAAAGGATAAACCGGATTTAATAATACTTGATCCACCAAGGCCTGGAATCCATCCTAAAGCATTGAGACAAATTATTGATTTTAATGTAAATGAAATAATCTATGTATCCTGTAACCCTAAGACCTTAGTTGAAGATTTAAAAGTGTTAATAAATGGAGGTTATGAAATAGATAAAGTAAAGCTTATGGATATGTTTCCGCATACGTATCATGTGGAGACGGTAGTATTGATGTCAAGGGTAGAGAAATAA
- a CDS encoding helix-turn-helix domain-containing protein — translation MQLSYKKLWKLLIDRDLKKKDLSKMAGISSTCIAKLGRNENVNTNILVKICNALECDISDILELTETASDDGGNHE, via the coding sequence ATGCAACTTTCATATAAAAAACTTTGGAAATTACTTATAGATAGAGATTTAAAAAAGAAAGATTTGAGTAAGATGGCAGGGATTAGTTCAACCTGTATAGCCAAGCTTGGACGAAATGAAAATGTTAATACGAACATCCTTGTGAAAATATGTAACGCACTTGAATGCGACATCAGCGATATTTTAGAGTTGACAGAGACTGCTTCAGATGATGGAGGTAATCATGAATAA
- a CDS encoding DNA cytosine methyltransferase, with protein MNNSLKQRMQEEGFQLVSIDLFAGPGGLCTGFKWAGILPLLAVEWTDTTAETYSISHNAEVFELAKYTTENGNDEAYLQSFMHESTQTLLIHGDINLVSSQMIKSFLLARYGIDSENETVDIVSGGAPCESFSIAGTRTVGDERDDLFSNIIRIARTVNTKAILFENVKGMFSKSKNGVKGAIFQYICDSFEDEKVTPSYRLVSRNQDEILLRASDYGVPQTRERLFLVAIRRDLKNIEFHYPEKTHGPGCDKPFVTSGDAISDLPIVGMGEESTNYIYPKTFQNENQEWYVSIMRGNYDGNGIHSRSPQHLIDSGLYDEYSISCHKGPGHIKRKQDLLALIGERESMRSTFDKLTENGEIDKYRHLFPKTIYGSRNRRLSIDEPSFTVTSHCLDEIIHPTINRAITPREAARLQSFPDWYQFAGPYVLFHGAKEQDKYEQIGDAIPPLLAYAIARQFVDCLPKQI; from the coding sequence ATGAATAATAGCTTAAAACAAAGGATGCAAGAAGAAGGGTTTCAGTTAGTGAGTATAGACTTATTCGCAGGCCCGGGGGGGCTTTGCACAGGCTTTAAGTGGGCTGGTATATTGCCACTGTTGGCTGTTGAATGGACAGATACAACCGCAGAAACATATTCTATAAGCCATAATGCTGAAGTATTTGAACTTGCAAAATACACTACGGAGAACGGAAATGATGAGGCATATCTTCAATCATTTATGCATGAAAGCACACAAACTTTACTCATACACGGCGATATCAACCTAGTAAGTAGCCAAATGATAAAAAGTTTCTTATTGGCTCGATATGGGATTGATTCTGAAAATGAAACGGTGGACATTGTATCTGGAGGGGCGCCTTGTGAGAGTTTCAGTATAGCAGGGACAAGAACTGTTGGAGATGAACGAGATGATTTGTTCAGCAACATCATAAGAATTGCAAGAACAGTAAATACTAAAGCAATTCTCTTTGAGAATGTGAAAGGAATGTTCTCCAAGTCAAAGAATGGTGTTAAGGGAGCAATATTTCAATATATTTGTGACTCATTTGAAGATGAAAAAGTTACTCCGAGTTACAGACTTGTATCAAGAAATCAAGATGAGATTTTGCTCAGAGCAAGTGACTATGGTGTCCCTCAAACGAGAGAAAGGTTATTCTTAGTTGCGATTAGAAGGGATCTAAAGAATATCGAATTTCATTACCCAGAAAAAACTCATGGCCCTGGATGCGATAAGCCGTTTGTTACATCAGGCGATGCAATTTCAGATTTGCCGATTGTAGGTATGGGTGAAGAATCTACGAATTACATATATCCGAAAACATTCCAGAATGAAAACCAAGAATGGTATGTATCAATCATGCGAGGTAATTATGATGGAAATGGAATACATTCTCGTTCGCCACAACATTTGATTGATAGTGGTCTATATGATGAATATAGTATAAGTTGCCATAAAGGGCCAGGGCACATAAAAAGAAAACAAGATTTGCTGGCGCTTATTGGTGAACGAGAAAGTATGCGCTCCACATTTGACAAGTTAACGGAAAACGGAGAAATTGACAAGTACAGACATCTTTTTCCGAAGACAATATACGGAAGCAGAAATAGAAGACTGTCAATAGATGAACCGAGTTTCACAGTTACATCACATTGTCTCGATGAGATAATCCATCCGACAATCAATCGAGCCATAACTCCAAGGGAGGCGGCTCGCCTACAGAGTTTTCCAGATTGGTATCAATTTGCTGGACCATATGTACTATTTCATGGAGCTAAAGAACAGGATAAGTATGAACAGATCGGCGATGCAATACCACCTTTACTTGCGTATGCAATTGCTCGACAGTTTGTAGATTGTTTGCCTAAACAAATATAA